A single region of the Lotus japonicus ecotype B-129 chromosome 4, LjGifu_v1.2 genome encodes:
- the LOC130712895 gene encoding uncharacterized protein LOC130712895, whose product MSQVSGKQDSIKGKIEKTSSGVKENSPSLNSSSESKNSEPENEAHEEVSSEESTKSPPSVHEILDVDDSDDVPLASVAARMKKRRRVPVEDTSSGSQKKAKSIMDVKSKGKQKAVDSSHKKVKKTAEKKKIPRIDLESESDVEVDVQDIRTSEKKKFFGKRIPSDVPSFPIDNVSFHAAENVLKWKYVCNRRIAKEREIGKDVLECKMIVALIDRAGLRKTVMDIGKCYEKLVKEFLVNLTDDVGIPGSAEFWKVYVRGKCVTFSPAVINQALGRSVVEFVEEELSLDKVAKELTAGQVKK is encoded by the exons ATGTCTCAAGTCTCAGGAAAGCAAGACTCCATCAAAGGCAAGATTGAGAAGACATCTTCTGGAGTCAAG GAGAATTCACCATCTCTGAATTCATCTTCTGAGTCCAAGAACTCAGAACCAGAGAATGAAGCTCACGAGGAGGTCTCTTCTGAGGAGTCTACCAAATCTCCTCCATCTGTTCATGAAATTTTAGATGTTGATGACTcagatgatgttcctctggcaAGTGTTGCTGCTaggatgaagaagagaagaagggtTCCTGTTGAAGACACCTCCTCTGGTTCACAAAAGAAGGCTAAATCCATTATGGATGTGAAGAGCAAAGGTAAACAAAAGGCTGTGGATTCCTCACACAAGAAGGTAAAGAAAACtgctgagaagaagaaaattccaAGGATTGATTTGGAATCTGAGTCTGATGTTGAAGTCGATGTTCAGGACATTCGGACTTCTGAAAAGAAGAAATTCTTTGGTAAGCGAATTCCTTCAGATGTTCCTTCTTTCCCTATTGATAATGTTTCCTTTCATGCTGCTGAGAATGTTCTCAAGTGGAAATATGTTTGCAACCGCCGGATTGCAAAAGAAAGGGAGATTGGCAAGGATGTGCTTGAGTGTAAGATGATTGTTGCTCTCATTGACCGGGCTGGTCTAAGGAAGACAGTCATGGATATTGGAAAGTGTTATGAGAAGCTAGTGAAAGAGTTCCTAGTTAATTTGACAGATGATGTTGGTATTCCTGGAAGTGCTGAATTCTGGAAAGTTTATGTGCGAGGGAAGTGTGTAACTTTTTCTCCTGCTGTGATCAACCAAGCCCTTGGAAGAAGTGTTGTGGAGTTTGTTGAGGAAGAATTGTCTTTGGACAAGGTTGCCAAGGAACTCACAGCTGGACAAGTGAAGAAGTAG